The following coding sequences lie in one Synechococcus sp. CC9902 genomic window:
- a CDS encoding sulfotransferase family 2 domain-containing protein: MISHKYKCIFLHIPGTAGTLIERLIVGQDWYNIDPNSKHLNYKQSKQLYRDYWDHYFKFTWIRNPSDRLLSLTRFPNAYFNIQKFDADYLSEENIYQYYNYCRSHMNISSEYPLRELREISVYEDFLGEDFDFVGRFDKLNLDIKVLLNLLNISTCGISQIIHSISISTPKSRNKRLLRYNKSSLQLFRSLFLPDYLLFESFK, encoded by the coding sequence ATGATTTCGCATAAATATAAATGCATATTTTTGCATATACCTGGAACAGCTGGAACTCTCATTGAACGGTTAATTGTCGGACAGGATTGGTATAATATAGATCCCAATTCTAAACATCTAAACTATAAACAAAGTAAGCAACTATATCGTGATTATTGGGATCATTATTTTAAATTTACCTGGATTAGGAATCCTTCTGATAGACTTTTAAGTCTGACTAGATTTCCCAACGCATATTTTAATATTCAAAAATTTGATGCAGACTACCTATCAGAAGAGAATATTTATCAGTACTATAACTATTGCAGATCACATATGAACATTTCCTCTGAATATCCTCTAAGAGAATTAAGAGAAATATCTGTATATGAAGACTTTCTTGGTGAAGACTTCGATTTTGTTGGAAGATTTGACAAGTTGAATCTTGATATAAAAGTACTTCTTAACTTGCTTAATATCTCCACCTGCGGAATTAGTCAAATTATTCATTCAATATCAATTTCAACGCCTAAGAGTCGCAATAAGAGATTATTGCGATATAACAAATCTTCGCTACAGTTATTTCGATCCCTTTTCTTGCCTGATTATCTTTTATTTGAGTCATTCAAATAA
- a CDS encoding aldo/keto reductase, whose product MKLSIGTAQFGMDYGITSTIGPVNIKEIKEVFSFALEHKIISLDTAYSYGDSEYKIGQCIGKDKRIRITTKLPSLPAIDPVHSATIYFQESLDRLATSSVDTLLVHNPSNLKGKHPSSILDWMKNLRSNGIINNIGISIYDHSDLSGINLDDIDIIQLPLSLYDQRNYKDMLISNLKSEGKYIVTRSSFLQGLILTEAEKWPTFLSRSFITHHHNFLNLIQKMTIQNPLFYALDFISRINEVDQIVVGIHSLDHLREIYNYYSMIEKSCASRIDYSTLAWDNMYDIDPRFWRST is encoded by the coding sequence ATGAAATTATCTATCGGAACAGCTCAATTTGGAATGGATTACGGGATAACTAGTACTATCGGCCCTGTAAACATTAAAGAAATAAAAGAAGTTTTCTCGTTTGCACTAGAACATAAAATTATATCTTTGGATACTGCTTATTCATATGGAGATTCTGAGTACAAGATTGGTCAATGCATCGGTAAAGATAAGAGGATTAGGATAACCACAAAGCTCCCTTCTTTGCCAGCTATCGATCCAGTTCACTCAGCAACCATATATTTTCAAGAAAGTTTGGATAGGCTTGCAACCTCATCAGTCGATACATTATTGGTCCATAATCCGTCAAATCTTAAGGGCAAACACCCATCATCAATTCTAGATTGGATGAAAAACCTCAGATCAAATGGTATTATAAATAATATTGGTATATCAATCTATGATCACTCTGACTTGTCAGGCATTAATTTAGATGATATTGATATTATTCAACTGCCATTATCTCTTTACGATCAAAGGAATTACAAGGATATGCTTATTAGCAATCTTAAAAGCGAAGGCAAATATATTGTGACTCGAAGTTCTTTTCTGCAAGGCCTAATTCTTACTGAAGCAGAGAAATGGCCCACATTTCTTAGCCGAAGCTTTATCACACATCACCATAATTTTTTAAATTTAATTCAAAAAATGACAATTCAAAATCCTCTTTTCTATGCTTTAGACTTCATTTCTCGCATCAATGAAGTCGATCAAATTGTTGTGGGAATTCATTCATTAGACCATCTAAGAGAAATTTATAATTATTATTCAATGATCGAAAAATCTTGTGCTAGCAGGATAGATTATTCAACATTAGCATGGGATAATATGTATGATATAGACCCAAGATTCTGGAGATCAACATGA